In Rhodococcus rhodochrous, a single genomic region encodes these proteins:
- the lepA gene encoding translation elongation factor 4, producing the protein MQGDRGLQAAASPSQEHDISTFADTTFTDPAKIRNFCIIAHIDHGKSTLADRMLQLTGVVEERQMRAQYLDRMDIERERGITIKAQNVRLPWKLDGEDYVMHLIDTPGHVDFTYEVSRALEACEGAVLLVDAAQGIEAQTLANLYLALDKDLTIIPVLNKIDLPAADPDRYAGEIANIIGCEPSDVLRVSGKTGEGVPELIDAVIRQVPPPVGDADAPARAMIFDSVYDTYRGVVTYVRVVDGKIVPREKIKMMSTGTTHELLEVGIVSPEPKATAGLGVGEVGYLITGVKDVRQSKVGDTVTTARNGAEEPLTGYREPRPMVYSGLYPVDGSDYPVLRDALDKLQLNDAALTYEPETSVALGFGFRCGFLGLLHMEITRERLEREFGLDLISTAPNVVYRVVLEGGQEVVVTNPSDWPEGKAREIYEPIVKCTIIAPSEFIGSIMELCQSRRGELGGMDYLSETRVELRYTLPMAEIIFDFFDSLKSRTRGYASMDYEEAGEQEAALVKVDILLQGEAVDAFSAIVHKDAAAAYGNKMTTKLKELIPRQQFEVPVQAAIGSKIIARENIRAIRKDVLAKCYGGDISRKRKLLEKQKEGKKRMKTIGRVDVPQEAFVAALSSEASSDKPKK; encoded by the coding sequence CTGCAGGGTGACCGCGGTCTGCAGGCCGCTGCCAGTCCGAGTCAGGAGCACGACATCAGCACCTTCGCCGACACCACGTTCACGGACCCCGCAAAGATCCGGAACTTCTGCATCATCGCGCACATCGACCACGGAAAGTCGACGCTCGCGGACCGGATGCTGCAGCTCACCGGGGTGGTCGAGGAGCGGCAGATGCGCGCCCAGTACCTCGACCGCATGGACATCGAGCGCGAGCGCGGCATCACGATCAAGGCGCAGAACGTACGTCTGCCGTGGAAGCTCGACGGCGAAGACTACGTGATGCACCTGATCGACACCCCGGGCCACGTCGACTTCACCTACGAGGTCTCCCGCGCGCTCGAGGCATGCGAGGGCGCGGTCCTGCTCGTCGACGCCGCGCAGGGCATCGAGGCGCAGACCCTCGCCAATCTCTACCTCGCGCTCGACAAGGACCTGACGATCATCCCGGTCCTCAACAAGATCGACCTGCCCGCGGCCGACCCTGACCGCTATGCCGGTGAGATCGCGAACATCATCGGCTGCGAGCCGTCCGACGTGCTCCGGGTCTCCGGCAAGACCGGCGAGGGCGTCCCCGAACTCATCGACGCCGTGATCCGCCAGGTGCCGCCGCCGGTCGGTGACGCCGACGCGCCTGCCCGCGCCATGATCTTCGACTCCGTCTACGACACCTACCGCGGTGTCGTGACGTATGTGCGTGTGGTCGACGGCAAGATCGTGCCCCGCGAGAAGATCAAGATGATGTCGACGGGCACGACCCACGAACTGCTCGAGGTCGGCATCGTCTCGCCCGAACCCAAGGCCACCGCCGGTCTCGGCGTCGGCGAGGTGGGCTATCTCATCACCGGCGTGAAGGACGTGCGCCAGTCGAAGGTCGGCGACACCGTCACCACCGCCCGCAACGGTGCGGAGGAGCCGCTCACCGGCTACCGCGAACCGCGCCCGATGGTCTACTCCGGCCTGTATCCGGTCGACGGTTCCGACTACCCGGTGCTGCGCGACGCGCTCGACAAACTCCAGCTCAACGACGCTGCGCTCACCTACGAGCCCGAGACGTCCGTCGCCCTCGGATTCGGCTTCCGCTGCGGCTTCCTCGGTCTGCTCCACATGGAGATCACCCGCGAGCGCCTCGAGCGCGAGTTCGGCCTCGACCTGATCTCCACCGCCCCCAACGTCGTCTACCGCGTCGTGCTCGAAGGTGGTCAGGAAGTCGTCGTGACGAACCCGTCCGACTGGCCCGAGGGCAAGGCCCGCGAGATCTACGAACCGATCGTCAAGTGCACCATCATCGCGCCGAGCGAGTTCATCGGCTCGATCATGGAGCTGTGCCAGTCGCGGCGCGGTGAGCTCGGCGGCATGGACTACCTGTCCGAGACCCGCGTCGAGCTGCGGTACACGTTGCCGATGGCCGAGATCATCTTCGACTTCTTCGACTCGCTGAAGTCGCGCACCCGCGGCTACGCCTCGATGGACTACGAGGAGGCCGGCGAGCAGGAGGCCGCGCTGGTCAAGGTCGACATCCTGTTGCAGGGCGAGGCCGTCGACGCGTTCAGCGCGATCGTCCACAAGGACGCCGCGGCCGCCTACGGCAACAAGATGACGACCAAGCTCAAGGAACTCATCCCGCGGCAGCAGTTCGAGGTGCCCGTCCAGGCTGCGATCGGCTCGAAGATCATCGCCCGCGAGAACATCCGGGCGATCCGCAAGGACGTTCTCGCCAAGTGCTACGGCGGCGACATCAGCCGTAAGCGCAAGCTGCTCGAGAAGCAGAAGGAAGGCAAGAAGCGGATGAAGACGATCGGCCGCGTCGACGTGCCGCAGGAGGCGTTCGTCGCCGCGTTGTCGTCCGAGGCCTCGTCCGACAAGCCGAAGAAGTAG
- a CDS encoding type II toxin-antitoxin system PemK/MazF family toxin encodes MAGTWKKLGRQLGRLAVEQGPKIYQQLQQSGALDKARAALNAAGQAGAASGTSGSGTTAAPKPGADRTAAPKPGAAKTRSGTKRPAPGRPVASRTTPTAQRARRLEYSPDLDGRADPGEIVWTWVAYEEDPTQGKDRPVLVVGRDDSTLLGLMLSSNADRDGHRYWLGIGSGRWDAENRPSWVRLDRVLDVPEDGIRREGAILPRARFDQVAARLRTDFGWS; translated from the coding sequence GTGGCCGGTACATGGAAGAAATTGGGCAGGCAGCTGGGGCGTCTCGCCGTCGAGCAGGGGCCGAAGATCTACCAGCAGTTGCAGCAGTCCGGGGCGCTCGACAAGGCGCGCGCCGCGCTGAACGCGGCCGGCCAGGCCGGCGCAGCGAGCGGAACTTCGGGGAGCGGTACCACCGCGGCACCGAAGCCCGGCGCGGACCGGACCGCGGCACCGAAGCCCGGTGCTGCGAAGACCCGGTCCGGCACGAAGCGCCCGGCCCCCGGTCGCCCGGTGGCGTCGCGCACCACGCCGACGGCGCAGCGTGCCCGCCGCCTCGAGTACTCCCCCGATCTCGACGGTCGCGCCGATCCGGGCGAGATCGTGTGGACCTGGGTGGCCTACGAAGAAGATCCGACGCAGGGCAAGGACCGCCCGGTGCTCGTCGTGGGCCGCGACGACTCGACGCTGCTCGGACTGATGCTGTCGTCGAACGCCGACCGCGACGGTCACCGTTACTGGCTCGGAATCGGCTCCGGACGGTGGGACGCGGAGAACCGCCCGAGCTGGGTGCGCCTCGATCGCGTGCTCGACGTCCCCGAGGACGGCATCCGCCGCGAGGGCGCGATCCTTCCCCGCGCACGCTTCGATCAGGTCGCGGCCCGGCTCCGCACCGATTTCGGCTGGAGCTGA
- a CDS encoding aquaporin: MEPPRDPESRIDEDLARQTSLEIRDPGEFSDLRKYVAEAIGTFLLVFSAVGTAVFAGTYVGQLGVALAFGLTLLFLVYTIGPISGCHVNPAVTLGQLIVGHVTPVRAVGYWIAQVVGGLIAGLTLYAVASSLPSYDRAADGLGANGWGAHSPSAVHGPLGGVLENGYGIGAMIVVEVLLTAVLVFVVLGATDQVADAPIAGIAIGFTLAVIHLISIPIDNTSVNPARSLAVAFYQDGALGQLWAFIVFPLIGGALGALVYTFLFGRRYGLRAS, encoded by the coding sequence ATGGAACCCCCACGCGATCCCGAGTCCCGAATCGACGAAGATCTCGCACGCCAGACATCCCTGGAAATCAGAGACCCCGGTGAGTTCTCCGATCTGCGGAAGTACGTGGCGGAGGCGATCGGAACCTTCCTCCTGGTGTTCTCCGCGGTGGGTACCGCGGTGTTCGCCGGAACCTATGTCGGCCAGCTCGGCGTCGCATTGGCGTTCGGCCTGACCTTGCTGTTCCTCGTGTACACCATCGGCCCGATCTCCGGGTGTCACGTGAATCCGGCGGTGACGCTCGGGCAGCTCATCGTCGGTCATGTGACGCCGGTGCGCGCCGTGGGTTACTGGATCGCGCAGGTCGTCGGCGGTCTGATCGCCGGTCTGACGCTCTACGCGGTGGCGTCGTCGCTGCCGAGCTACGACCGTGCCGCCGACGGGCTCGGCGCGAACGGCTGGGGCGCACACAGCCCCTCGGCCGTGCACGGCCCGCTCGGCGGTGTGCTCGAGAACGGCTACGGCATCGGCGCGATGATCGTCGTCGAGGTCCTGCTCACGGCCGTGCTCGTGTTCGTGGTGCTCGGTGCGACCGATCAGGTCGCCGACGCACCGATCGCCGGCATCGCCATCGGCTTCACCCTCGCGGTGATCCATTTGATCTCGATCCCGATCGACAACACGTCGGTCAACCCCGCACGCAGCCTCGCCGTTGCCTTCTACCAGGACGGTGCGCTCGGGCAGCTGTGGGCGTTCATCGTGTTCCCGCTCATCGGCGGCGCACTCGGAGCCCTCGTCTACACCTTCCTCTTCGGACGGCGGTACGGGCTCCGGGCCTCCTGA
- the rpsT gene encoding 30S ribosomal protein S20 yields MANIKSQVKRIRTNERNRLRNQSVKSSLRTAIRSFREAAAAGDKDKVNELLVATSRQLDKAASKGVIHPNQAANKKSALAKLANKL; encoded by the coding sequence GTGGCCAACATCAAGTCCCAGGTGAAGCGGATTCGCACCAACGAGCGCAACCGACTCCGGAATCAGTCGGTGAAGTCGTCGCTTCGTACGGCGATCCGTTCGTTCCGCGAGGCTGCGGCCGCCGGCGACAAGGACAAGGTCAACGAGCTCCTCGTCGCCACCAGCCGTCAGCTCGACAAGGCTGCCAGCAAGGGTGTCATCCACCCCAACCAGGCCGCCAACAAGAAGTCTGCTCTCGCGAAGCTTGCCAACAAGCTCTGA
- the holA gene encoding DNA polymerase III subunit delta, whose protein sequence is MSDASLHLVLGEEELLVDRAVAQIVSDVRTRSGTPGDLPVSRLRAGDAGVPELAELLSPSLFAEERIVILESTADAGKDAAALILDVAADPPPGVTLVILHSGGGRTKAMVPALRKCGAEEHMCAAPAKAGEKAAWVRTFVHKEFQAADVRVSGDVEQLVIEAVGSDLRELAAACSQLVADTGGKIDAAAVRRYYSGKAEVSGFDVAEKAVAGDTAGALEALRWAMHRGVAHVLLADALADAVHTIARVGSAGRGDPFSLASSLGMPPWKVKKAQAQARTWAPASIGTALTVVAALNADVKGAAADPDYALEHAVRVISELAA, encoded by the coding sequence GTGAGCGACGCGTCCCTGCATCTGGTCCTCGGTGAGGAAGAACTGCTCGTCGACCGTGCCGTCGCGCAGATCGTGTCCGATGTCCGCACGCGCAGCGGAACTCCCGGCGACCTCCCCGTCTCCCGGCTCCGCGCCGGCGACGCGGGTGTGCCCGAACTCGCCGAGCTGCTGAGCCCGTCGCTGTTCGCGGAAGAACGCATCGTGATCCTCGAATCCACGGCCGACGCCGGAAAGGACGCCGCGGCGCTGATCCTCGACGTCGCAGCCGATCCGCCGCCGGGCGTGACACTGGTGATCCTCCACAGCGGCGGCGGTCGGACCAAGGCGATGGTGCCCGCGCTGCGCAAGTGCGGCGCCGAGGAACACATGTGCGCTGCTCCCGCGAAGGCGGGGGAGAAGGCCGCGTGGGTGCGCACGTTCGTCCACAAGGAGTTCCAGGCCGCGGACGTACGGGTCTCGGGCGACGTCGAACAGCTCGTCATCGAAGCGGTGGGATCCGACCTGCGCGAACTCGCCGCTGCGTGCAGCCAGCTCGTGGCCGACACCGGCGGCAAGATCGACGCTGCGGCCGTGCGGCGCTACTACTCGGGCAAGGCCGAGGTGTCGGGATTCGACGTGGCCGAGAAGGCCGTGGCCGGCGACACGGCCGGTGCGCTCGAAGCGCTGCGGTGGGCGATGCACCGCGGTGTCGCCCACGTGCTGCTCGCTGATGCCCTCGCCGACGCCGTGCACACCATCGCCCGGGTCGGCTCCGCCGGTCGCGGCGACCCGTTCTCCCTCGCGTCGTCGCTCGGTATGCCGCCGTGGAAGGTGAAGAAGGCCCAGGCACAGGCGCGCACATGGGCGCCGGCGTCGATCGGCACCGCGCTCACGGTGGTCGCTGCGCTCAACGCCGACGTCAAGGGAGCGGCCGCCGATCCGGACTACGCTCTCGAGCACGCCGTGCGGGTCATCTCCGAACTGGCGGCCTGA
- a CDS encoding DNA internalization-related competence protein ComEC/Rec2: protein MTVRNDGSDTATVLDARLVPCALAAWAVTLLGLYTGWRIVTAVAVAAVVGCAVTVRLVAAGRIPRGGARILLAALAVVAGFGPAAGLRMWAADQHPLASAAERGAWAGVVLVPTDDPRHIRAAAFDDTPRVRIPARLEHVTVGGRSVETGGSVVVFAPADSWGDLLPGQSVTARVRAAPHTGPGTTVALLRAETAPTTVGPPPVWQRWAGTVRDRLAQVGSAVLPADRAGLLPGLVVGDTTALTDEVREDFRVAGLTHLTAVSGANVSIVLGAVLLLVRAVGLGPRSGTVLAGTALVAFVVVVRPSASVVRAAAMGSIGLLAFVTGRERQALPALCTAVGVLLVLLPDLAVDVGFALSVSATAALIVAAPPVVTRLVDRRWPRPVAEVTAMSLVAFVATAPLVAAVSGTVSVVSVAANVLVTPVLAPLTVLGSLVAVGASVVPWVGEVLARGTGPFLWWLITVADRAASLPSAELEVPDGPVGALVAAVLVAVVWSVARHRRVRITALVIALAVAAVWLPVRMLRPGWPGAGWVLVACDVGQGDALVLATGDGRAVVVDTGPEPEPVDRCLRRLRIRRVALLVVSHLHADHAGGIRGVLTGRSVETVVVGPGAAGDDAAGVLDAATGIGVVVREVGAGATLRAGDLDLRVLGPAGRRTGGSENDDSLVLAVDTVVGRVLLPGDAEETALDALVRSGTDVRADVLKVPHHGSRTTPARFLTAVRPSVALVSAGRDNLFGHPHPEIVSTLTGIGARVLRTDLHGDVAVVRAGSGALAVVSDVRGTIEP, encoded by the coding sequence GTGACCGTCCGGAACGACGGATCCGACACCGCAACGGTTCTCGATGCCCGGTTGGTGCCGTGCGCGCTGGCCGCGTGGGCGGTGACACTTCTCGGGTTGTACACGGGATGGCGGATCGTGACCGCCGTGGCGGTCGCGGCCGTCGTCGGATGCGCCGTGACGGTCCGTCTCGTCGCGGCCGGTCGCATCCCTCGCGGAGGTGCGCGGATCCTCCTCGCCGCACTGGCCGTCGTCGCGGGATTCGGACCGGCCGCCGGTCTGCGGATGTGGGCCGCCGACCAGCACCCGCTCGCCTCCGCAGCGGAAAGGGGAGCGTGGGCCGGCGTCGTCCTAGTCCCCACCGACGACCCGCGGCACATCCGGGCCGCGGCATTCGACGACACACCCCGGGTACGCATCCCGGCACGGCTCGAGCACGTGACGGTCGGTGGGCGATCCGTGGAGACCGGGGGATCGGTGGTGGTGTTCGCACCGGCCGACTCGTGGGGAGATCTCCTGCCCGGGCAGTCCGTCACCGCACGTGTGCGGGCGGCGCCGCACACCGGGCCGGGCACCACGGTGGCGTTGCTCCGCGCGGAGACGGCGCCGACGACGGTCGGCCCGCCACCGGTGTGGCAGCGATGGGCCGGCACGGTACGCGACCGGCTCGCGCAGGTGGGTTCCGCGGTGCTTCCCGCCGATCGGGCCGGCCTGCTGCCCGGTCTCGTGGTGGGCGACACCACGGCGCTGACCGACGAGGTGCGGGAGGACTTCCGCGTGGCCGGACTGACGCACCTGACGGCCGTGTCCGGAGCCAACGTCAGCATCGTCCTCGGAGCGGTACTGCTCCTCGTGCGTGCGGTAGGACTCGGACCGCGTTCCGGGACCGTCCTCGCCGGAACCGCTCTCGTCGCCTTCGTCGTCGTGGTCCGTCCGTCGGCGAGTGTGGTGCGCGCGGCGGCGATGGGATCGATCGGGTTGCTGGCATTCGTGACGGGTCGTGAGCGACAGGCACTTCCCGCCCTGTGCACCGCGGTGGGCGTACTGCTCGTGCTCCTGCCCGACCTCGCCGTCGACGTCGGGTTCGCGCTGTCGGTGTCCGCGACGGCGGCACTGATCGTCGCCGCGCCACCCGTCGTGACCCGGCTCGTGGATCGCAGGTGGCCGCGTCCCGTCGCGGAGGTCACGGCGATGTCGCTGGTCGCGTTCGTGGCGACCGCACCTCTCGTCGCGGCGGTGAGCGGGACGGTGAGTGTCGTGTCGGTCGCGGCCAATGTCCTCGTCACCCCGGTACTGGCGCCGCTGACGGTCCTCGGTTCGCTGGTCGCGGTGGGCGCCTCCGTCGTCCCGTGGGTCGGGGAGGTGCTCGCGCGCGGCACCGGGCCGTTCCTGTGGTGGCTGATCACGGTGGCCGACCGGGCGGCATCGTTGCCGTCGGCCGAGCTCGAGGTGCCGGACGGGCCGGTGGGGGCTCTCGTCGCGGCCGTGCTGGTCGCCGTCGTGTGGTCGGTGGCTCGTCACCGGCGGGTGCGGATCACGGCACTCGTGATCGCGCTGGCGGTCGCGGCGGTGTGGCTGCCGGTGCGGATGCTGCGACCGGGCTGGCCCGGGGCCGGGTGGGTACTCGTCGCATGCGATGTCGGTCAGGGCGATGCGCTGGTGCTGGCGACGGGGGACGGGCGCGCGGTCGTCGTCGACACCGGACCCGAACCGGAACCCGTCGATCGGTGCCTGCGCCGGTTGAGGATTCGCCGTGTCGCACTGCTCGTCGTGTCGCACCTGCACGCCGACCACGCGGGTGGAATCCGCGGTGTCCTCACCGGGCGCTCGGTCGAGACGGTCGTGGTCGGGCCGGGCGCTGCCGGTGACGACGCGGCGGGTGTGCTCGACGCGGCGACCGGGATCGGTGTCGTGGTGCGGGAAGTGGGTGCCGGTGCGACCCTGCGTGCGGGCGATCTCGACCTCCGGGTGCTGGGCCCGGCGGGGCGACGGACGGGCGGTTCCGAGAACGACGACTCGCTCGTCCTGGCGGTCGACACCGTCGTCGGTCGGGTCCTGCTGCCGGGCGACGCGGAGGAGACCGCGCTCGACGCACTCGTGCGGTCGGGCACCGACGTGCGTGCGGACGTGCTGAAGGTGCCGCATCACGGCTCGCGCACCACACCCGCCCGGTTCCTCACCGCCGTGCGGCCGAGCGTCGCCCTCGTCAGCGCCGGGCGCGACAACCTGTTCGGGCATCCCCATCCCGAGATCGTCTCCACCCTGACCGGAATCGGGGCGCGGGTGCTGCGCACCGACCTGCACGGCGACGTCGCAGTGGTCCGTGCCGGTTCCGGGGCGCTCGCGGTGGTGTCGGACGTGCGTGGCACGATCGAACCGTGA
- a CDS encoding ComEA family DNA-binding protein translates to MASSDHRDLARTRLGAITRSSAMPAEPPWTDDTSTDEHPWADPDDDEPVHSGSGRERFVDRLTAARWDTGRRGTAALAAIGVLAATVALVVVWRDRPVPEPVPPLPRVEVVDTSEPSATKETDTAQPDSAEFVVSVVGAVTRPGLVRLPAGSRVADALDAAGGAVDGADLIGLNLARRVADGDQIVVGIAPPQPVPQASGIVGAQAPGDTPPEAGGLVDLNTADETALDALPGVGPVTAAAIVSWRDTNGPFTDVEQLGEVDGIGPARLARLRELVTV, encoded by the coding sequence ATGGCGAGCAGTGACCACCGCGATCTCGCGCGCACCCGCCTCGGCGCGATCACACGTTCCTCGGCGATGCCCGCGGAACCGCCCTGGACCGACGACACGTCGACCGACGAGCACCCCTGGGCGGATCCGGACGACGACGAACCCGTCCACAGCGGTTCCGGCCGGGAACGATTCGTCGATCGGCTGACCGCCGCGCGATGGGACACGGGACGACGGGGAACCGCTGCTCTCGCCGCGATCGGAGTGCTCGCCGCCACAGTGGCTCTCGTCGTCGTGTGGCGCGACCGGCCGGTCCCCGAACCGGTACCGCCGCTGCCAAGGGTCGAAGTCGTGGACACCTCCGAGCCGTCCGCCACGAAGGAGACGGACACGGCACAGCCGGATTCCGCCGAGTTCGTCGTCAGCGTCGTGGGCGCGGTGACACGGCCCGGGCTCGTGCGCCTACCGGCAGGATCCCGTGTGGCCGACGCGCTCGACGCTGCCGGCGGTGCCGTCGACGGTGCCGACCTCATCGGCCTGAATCTGGCGCGGCGGGTCGCCGACGGTGACCAGATCGTCGTGGGAATCGCCCCGCCCCAACCTGTTCCGCAGGCCAGTGGAATCGTCGGGGCGCAGGCCCCGGGTGATACTCCACCGGAGGCAGGCGGGTTGGTGGATCTCAACACCGCCGACGAGACCGCGCTCGACGCGCTGCCGGGAGTCGGCCCTGTGACGGCCGCGGCGATCGTCTCGTGGCGTGACACCAACGGACCGTTCACGGACGTCGAACAACTCGGTGAGGTCGACGGGATCGGACCGGCGCGCCTGGCCAGGCTGCGTGAACTGGTGACGGTGTGA
- a CDS encoding DegV family protein, whose product MSVVVVTDSSSCIDPELIRRYDIRVVPLHIIAGGRDLREGVDELPEDLSTVTTSGPSPAELTDAYTEALEDSGGDGVVAVHLSRVLSGTWDAARHAAESLGDRIRLVDSRNTAMGSGFAVLEAVRAARAGEDLARVYERAVEVAASARTLLVVDRLDHLRRGGRIGTATALLGTALAMKPVLHISDGKLVLREKTRTMTKAMAKLVDGAATDVGDEPLVAVHHRGAPERARSLADQLAQRLPEGTEIVVSELDAVLGAHVGPGAVGVVVASAATGVSED is encoded by the coding sequence GTGTCCGTCGTCGTCGTCACAGATTCGTCGAGTTGTATCGACCCCGAACTGATCCGTCGGTACGACATCCGTGTTGTGCCACTGCACATCATCGCGGGCGGACGCGACCTCCGCGAGGGCGTCGACGAGTTGCCGGAGGATCTGTCGACCGTGACGACCTCCGGTCCGTCTCCCGCAGAACTGACCGACGCCTACACCGAGGCCCTCGAGGACAGTGGGGGAGACGGCGTCGTGGCCGTGCACCTCTCGCGGGTGCTGTCCGGGACGTGGGACGCAGCCCGGCACGCCGCCGAATCGCTGGGCGACCGGATCCGGCTCGTCGATTCGCGGAACACCGCCATGGGTTCGGGTTTCGCCGTCCTCGAAGCGGTGCGCGCCGCACGGGCCGGAGAAGACCTGGCCCGGGTGTACGAGCGGGCCGTGGAGGTCGCGGCGTCCGCCCGGACCCTGCTCGTCGTCGACCGGCTCGACCACCTCCGTCGCGGTGGCCGGATCGGCACGGCCACAGCGCTGTTGGGTACAGCGCTCGCGATGAAGCCCGTGCTGCACATCTCCGACGGCAAGCTCGTCCTGCGGGAGAAGACCCGCACGATGACCAAGGCGATGGCCAAACTCGTCGACGGAGCCGCAACCGATGTCGGCGACGAACCGCTCGTCGCGGTGCACCACCGCGGGGCACCCGAACGGGCGCGCAGCCTCGCCGATCAGCTCGCGCAGCGCCTTCCGGAGGGCACCGAGATCGTCGTGTCCGAACTCGACGCGGTTCTCGGCGCGCACGTCGGACCGGGCGCGGTCGGTGTGGTCGTCGCGTCCGCGGCGACCGGTGTCTCCGAGGACTGA
- the octT gene encoding diglucosylglycerate octanoyltransferase, with amino-acid sequence MTSSEPTPIGTDAAPRRPVLLVIGDSLSYYGPKGGLPADHPRIWPNLVAAELGWDVELVARIGWTTRDAWWAMTQDPRVWAAIPHAGAVVLAVGGMDTLPSPLPTALREGLRYIRPPALRRAARNAYGWLQPRLSPLGRPVALPPRVSVEYLETIRDALAYMRPDLPVIGTLPSVHRSEQYRSVHAGRLPAARAITRWAAEKSVPLVDLAEAVRENVFSDDANPDGIHWGWEGHRRVAAAVGDAVRIVHRDAEVPVEGLR; translated from the coding sequence ATGACGTCCTCTGAACCCACGCCGATCGGGACCGACGCCGCCCCGCGGCGCCCGGTCCTGCTGGTGATCGGCGACTCGCTGAGCTACTACGGCCCGAAGGGCGGCCTGCCCGCCGACCATCCGCGGATCTGGCCCAACCTGGTCGCGGCCGAACTCGGATGGGACGTCGAACTCGTCGCCCGGATCGGGTGGACCACACGCGACGCGTGGTGGGCCATGACCCAGGACCCGCGGGTGTGGGCCGCGATCCCGCACGCCGGAGCCGTCGTCCTGGCCGTGGGCGGGATGGACACCCTCCCGTCCCCGCTGCCCACCGCACTGCGGGAGGGCCTGCGCTACATCCGCCCGCCGGCCCTGCGTCGCGCGGCGCGTAACGCCTACGGGTGGTTGCAGCCGCGACTGTCACCGCTCGGTCGACCGGTGGCGCTCCCACCTCGGGTCAGCGTCGAGTACCTCGAAACGATCAGGGACGCATTGGCATACATGCGCCCCGATCTGCCCGTCATCGGCACCCTGCCGTCGGTGCACCGCAGCGAGCAGTACCGGTCGGTGCATGCCGGCCGGCTCCCCGCGGCACGCGCGATCACCCGCTGGGCGGCCGAGAAGTCGGTTCCCCTCGTCGATCTCGCCGAAGCGGTGCGGGAGAACGTCTTCTCCGACGACGCCAATCCCGACGGGATCCACTGGGGTTGGGAAGGACACCGCCGTGTCGCCGCCGCTGTCGGCGACGCGGTCCGGATCGTGCATCGGGATGCGGAAGTCCCGGTGGAGGGCCTACGGTAG
- a CDS encoding histidine phosphatase family protein, translating to MQGQLDTDLSELGRQQALAVADAIARFDPLAVVSSDLRRAYDTATALGDRIGLPVAIDTRLRETHLGEWQGLTHTEVDAVAPGARSAWRADATWAPPGGENRIDVARRSMAVVGELLDKYENWSDRPIVLVAHGGLIAALTAALLDLPVDRWPVLGGLGNTGWVQLSGYGEVPSWRLDVWNASATVAPDDVL from the coding sequence ATGCAGGGCCAGCTCGACACCGACCTCTCCGAGCTCGGTCGGCAGCAGGCGCTCGCCGTCGCCGACGCGATCGCCCGGTTCGATCCGCTCGCCGTCGTCTCGTCCGATCTGCGCCGCGCCTACGACACGGCGACCGCGCTCGGTGATCGCATCGGGCTGCCGGTCGCGATCGACACGCGGCTGCGCGAGACGCATCTCGGCGAATGGCAGGGCCTGACCCACACCGAGGTCGACGCCGTGGCCCCGGGCGCGCGCAGCGCGTGGCGCGCCGACGCGACCTGGGCACCGCCGGGAGGCGAGAACCGGATCGACGTCGCGCGGCGCAGCATGGCCGTCGTCGGCGAACTGCTCGACAAGTACGAGAACTGGAGCGATCGGCCCATCGTGCTGGTCGCACACGGGGGTCTGATCGCCGCGCTCACCGCGGCCCTGCTCGACCTGCCCGTCGATCGGTGGCCCGTCCTCGGCGGTCTCGGGAACACCGGCTGGGTGCAGCTCAGCGGATACGGCGAGGTGCCGTCCTGGCGCCTCGACGTCTGGAACGCGTCGGCCACGGTGGCGCCCGATGACGTCCTCTGA
- the rsfS gene encoding ribosome silencing factor, which translates to MSATAEATEMARIAALAADEKLATDVVVLDVSEQLVITDCFVIASAPNERQVNAIVDNVEEKLREAGHKPVRREGTREGRWTLLDYVDVVVHIQHEDERNFYALDRLWKDCPTIEVDGVGGPRSAIDAADSPEDV; encoded by the coding sequence GTGAGCGCAACGGCAGAAGCCACGGAGATGGCCCGAATCGCAGCCCTGGCCGCCGACGAGAAACTCGCCACCGACGTCGTGGTGCTCGACGTGTCCGAGCAGCTGGTGATCACCGACTGCTTCGTCATCGCGTCCGCACCCAACGAGCGTCAGGTCAACGCCATCGTCGACAACGTCGAGGAGAAGCTGCGCGAGGCCGGCCACAAGCCCGTCCGCCGCGAGGGCACCCGCGAGGGACGGTGGACGCTGCTCGACTACGTCGACGTCGTGGTGCACATCCAGCACGAGGACGAGCGCAACTTCTACGCCCTCGACCGCCTGTGGAAGGACTGCCCGACCATCGAGGTCGACGGTGTGGGTGGCCCCCGTTCGGCGATCGACGCCGCCGACTCGCCGGAGGACGTGTGA